The segment CTGTACCCTTCCCTGAGACTCCACGCTAATGGTCAAAAATCTTGGGCCTCAACTAGAAACAGCAAGAGTTTGAACGCAACGAGTGGTCGTCTTTGAAAATTAGGAGGATGACGTGGTCAATCTTCGTCGGTTTGGTTTCGAATAGcgattattaattaattaattaattaaagattgAGATTGAAGAAGATGCCCGCTGCTGCGGAAAGGGAAAGCAGGAGAAGATTCTGATGCCAAATCCTCCACCGACATAATTACGATTGTATCATTCATATTTGCGGGAATTTTGTTGGTGATGCTTGCTTGGTTTCTCTTCTTAAGTATCACTGTTAGCGTTGTGGTGTACGCTGTCTGGGTTTCCCCATCCAGAACTTTCCTGTTTTTGAATTCCATTTCAGTAAGCTTATTTTCATCTTCATCATCATATCTATATACACGCGTGCGATCACGCACACATGTTTGTATTCGCCTGTGCAATTGTTGCAAATTGTTTCTTTCTCTTCAATTCATTGAAATTTCAATCCGAGCGTGTTCCTTTGTTCACCCTTTGATGTGTCTTGCCAATAAATGAtactaataaataatttatttagggAGTTCCAATTGTTATTTGTTGTCTGCTTTGTTGACTGGGACTCAAGAGTATTGCAtcttaaaggttaattttgtttttaattattgaTCTCTTCTAAtaagcttttttttcttttacgtaATTAAATTTCTAATAATTCATTCTGCCAGAAAGAGCACAGAATATACAGATATAGATATGAGTATTATTGAATGAGCAAAAGGTGTGGGTTTTGTTAGTTAATTTGAGCTTCAATAGAGGGTTTAGATGCATCCTGGTGAAACAGTGTATGAGTCGAGGATAAAAGGAACTAAATAGTAAATTTTACATTGTTGTACCTATTGATGTTGATAAAATGGCAATCAATTTAATTCATATTCTATATTTCATAAACTTAACTCTTAGCTGTTTCCAACTCTTGCTGATCTTCCCAACCATGAGTGCTCGTGCTGGTGTTCATTCATCCAATTGTGTACTGTAATACAATCTGATCATTCCTTTTCGTCCCCAGAAATCTGTGAAGAACATTATGGGGTGGGGAAACATTTATAGAAGACGTATGAAAGTATTCACAGCTGCTTTGATAATCTACTTGgattataaggtaaaatttcttGGTTCTCACTTCTATTCTGAGTTGATGCTTGGACAGTCAAATTCACCTGCATTCTACGTTTTCTGAAGGCTGTACAGCAAAGAGGGAAGTGGACTAGCAAATCAAAAAGAAATGCTTTATGGGAAAAGGCTCACGAGCGCAATGCTAAGCGTGTTCTCAGTTTGATAATAAAGTTGGAAGGTTTATGGGTGAAACTTGGGCAGTACTTATCCACACGTGCTGATGTGCTTCCTGAAGCGTATATATCCCTTCTCAAGCAACTACAAGATTCTCTTCCTCCTCGTCCCTTAAAAGAGGTAATAACTCTATATTTTGATGCTCAGAGATCAATTTATTACCTTGTATTATCATTCTGACTAACAAGAGAATGGGATTTAGTGGTTTAGAAGTTCTCCTCGATTGCCTACCTGCTCAATTGATCTGGTTTTAGGTTGTTATGCCTATGATCCCACGTTGTAGTTTATGCATGTAAGTATTACAAAATACAAAGTATCTTATGGTGATGATTGATGACCAAGTAATACCATGGTTTGCCAACCCAAGATATGGAAACTGCCATGCTTATTGGATTTTAGTCACCATGTGCAGTGTGAGGACTAGATGTTATTGTCAGGTTGTTTGCAGTGTACATATATGCCACCATGAATGGATATAACTTGGTTACCTAGTGCTTTTGCTTATACAAAATTAACTTATATTTGGAAAATTATTAGCTTGGGAAAAATTAAGTCTTACATATATGGCTTTGAGGAATCATCGCAGTGTGCTCAAACTAGTTGGATTTTGCTGCGTTCAtccattttccattttatttGAGTAAAGGCCATGtttgtaaattatttaaagaaattATGCAACTGCTAGTAGACTTTTATTTCAGAAATTTAATTTACATGTAATCAAGAGTACTTTTAATTCATAAAAGACATTAACCCTTTGTGGTTCAGAGAAGGATAAGAAGGAATGAAGACTGACATGGTTTCCTGCCGACCACTATATTGGCAGTGAGAGAAATTTTGATATAATCCTAAGGTTAGACCTAGAATTCCTTAAAAAGCTAATACAAGCGGTAGCTTAGTGCATTAGATGATCTCCAATGGCTTTAGTAAAGGAGCCGTAAGAAATCCTACTAAGATGTGGATAAAATTGGAGGGGAGTAACATGAAGAACAATGCAGTTGAAACCTATTTATGTGTAACTTTCAATTGATTCTACACATATCTATTGCTCAATGGAAAGTTCATATATGATTGTTTTTGTTAGTCTTCCCATCAGTCCTTCCGTATGCACTTATTGATTTAAtgcttatttataattttttttatttacacaGGTTTGTCGGACTATACAGAAAGAGTTTGGCAAGAGCATGGATGATCTCTTTGCTGAATTTGTGGAAAAACCTTTGGCAACAGCATCAGTAAGGACCATAGTGTTTTCTTTGTTCTCCTGAGGGAAATTAAACTAATTTCCTTGAAAATCTTATTGACAAATGAGGACATCTTTTATTCTATGCAGATTGCGCAAGTCCATCGAGCAACTTTACTCAATGGGCAAGAGGTGGTGGTTAAAGTTCAGCATGATGGCATCAAAGCAATCATATTGGAGGTTTGCATGCTTTGGCATTTTAGATGATGGAGTGAAAGTAAGAGTTGCTGTCATTATATGGTTGTTGGACATGCTTTTATCTTGCAGGACTTAAAGAATGCAAAGTCGATTGTGAACTGGATAGCTTGGGCAGAACCACAATATGACTTTAATCCAATGATAGATGAATGGTGCAAAGAAGCCCCTAAAGAGCTTGATTTTGATCATGAAGCTGGTATGCACCATTTAACATGATTTattatgcatttattttttttatttgggaaaAGGATGGGTTTTCTTTTCTGTTTAGATTATACGTTTTGTAAATTCACTGAAAGGAAAAAGTTAAGTTACAGTTGTGAAACTGGCGAAGCTTTCAAGTAGAAAATTGATATTACTGGAAAGGAAGttctttttcaaattttgtaTAGTTCCTCATCTACTTTGATTTCCAGTGATCGATAGATTAATGGTGCTTGTTAGTAGTTGATGATGCATCAGTGGTAATGCCGGTAGTAATGGTGATGGCAGCTTTAATATTGTGTTCAGTGACAGTAGGGAACAGTGATGTTTGGCTTTCAAATGCTTTTGGGAATTGCTCAGTAGGTGGTGTTAGTGCATGAACTGGTAATGAAATTGTGGTATAATGCTGGTCATGGTTGAAAAGCAGTgacaaatgaattttttttttgtcatgacCATAACAGTAATGATAATAGTGGTAACTGTTATGTGGTGACATCGGTTTCATGGTGAAGTCTCAATGGCTGCTGGTGGCTGGTTGGTATTGTGGAGATCTAATAGTATTCTTTGACCATGAGGTGGTCAGGTAGCCAAACAATTGGGATCATGGGAATGGAATACCTCATTAAGTTTTATGCGAATACCAGATTTTGGGCCTTAAAATACCAAGGTCAAAAAGGAGAAAGATGGACAAGTCTGGCTTCTAAATTGTCTTTCCCAAAATTCCTTCTTCTGTCAAGCCATGCAAATATATTGTCAGACAAATATATTGACAGATTTTGCATTTGTCTTGTAGAGAATACTAGAACTGTGGCTGCAAATCTTGGCTGCAAAAAGTCACCTGGTGAGAGCTACTCTTCCAACCGCGTGAATGTTTTGATTCCAGAAGTTATTCAGGTATATTCCGAGCTAACCTTTGAATATTATTAGTGTTCTTCTATATTCCAGAGTGCTTGAGATCCGAGCATATAAACTGTTAGGATTTTGAGCATCTGAGCATCCAAAAATATTATTTGTCTGATATCATGCTTCATCATGTAAATTAAAGAGAGATAGGGCTGGAATATGAAAGATCTAGAAGTGGAAACAATTTTGGTTTTTGTGACCATTGGTACTAACATGGAAGAGCAATACATATTGAAAATTCCTTTGAATTAATGACTTCTTAAATTGTTACCTTTTTGACAGTCAAAGAAGCACCTAGATAATTTGAAAACTGGAAAAGCAAACCTTAGCTTACAAATAGAAGTGCTGGATTAACTTCACATAAAACAAAAATGATCTGATGTCAGATAAAGATCagtgtttttataaaaaaaaaatctcgAGGCTTTCAGATTAGTGTTTTTATGATTTCTTTTAAGACCAAAAAAATGTTATCAGCACCCTTGCTTATCTTTGACAATGCACTTATCTCCTTATAGAGACGTCTAGCTGATCTAGGTTTTACCATTATATTTTGCTCTTTCTGGAATGTGGTAATGAAGTAAATTGCGTGCATAAAAATTCTTGCTTTTGCTTGGTGAAATCTCCATGTGAGGAAGAGTTTCCTCCTTTTGATTGTACCTCTGATCTGATTAGCATACAAAGATTATTCCTTCATTTGTGGGTTTACGTTGTCTTTTAAGTTCATAAAGCTCACTCTGTTTCCTTTTGGCTTTAATGACAGTCAACCAAAAGTGTCCTCATCTTAGAGTACATGGATGGAATTCGTCTGAATGACACTGCATCTTTGGAAGCTTTTGGTATTGACAAACAAAAGATAGTTGAAGAAATAACTCGTGCATATGCCCACCAAATATATGTTGATGGATTTTTTAATGGTGATCCCCATCCTGGTATGGCTTTCTGTCTTGCCAACTATGTTGATGGATTTTAATAGCTAGTCTCATCCTGGTTCTATGATCTGTTATTTGTAATATATTTATCTATCATATGTCTATGTATCTATATATCTTTTCATCCATGTATCTTCCTCGGTTCAGTTTCTCTGTTAAAATTATTCACCAGGTTTATTCTGTTCCTCATGATACTACTTCCTCGCGAATTTTTTCCCTTTTAAAATATTTCTTGTTAACTTATTTGCAGGAAATTTCCTTGTAAGCAAAGAAGCTCCTCACCGTCCAATTTTACTCGATTTTGGTCTTACAAAAAAACTATCAAGCTCTCTGAAGCATGCACTAGCAAAGATGTTTTTGGCTTCTGCCGAGGTTTGTGTCTGTCTGTTATGtgtatatttttgtaattttcccaAATCATTAGGGAGATAACAGATGACTCAAATTTTTTCCCTGagcagtaattttacaaatattttatgTTCCATTGCTTTACCATTAAACATTCATCTAATTCATGTTATACCACTATTCGTTTAAACTGCATCTTAtccttgtttcttttctttggacTTTAAATGTGAGGATTATGTTCTCTTCTTATTTCATATCTAAACCATTTATTTATGGTCTTGATGACACTATACCTTAAAATATAATTTAGTTCTCCAAATTCTCCATCTTTGCGAGGTGAATATTTAGGTGAGATATGGTTCTCATTTCAGTTTTGATATTCCTCTATTATTCTAGTTTCAATCATACAAACATTTTTTTTTCCCAGAGTATTTGAAATGACTGCAATTGATTATGAAATAATACATTTGCAGGGTGACCATGTGGCTCTTTTGTCTGCCTTCTCAGAAATGGGCCTCAGGCTGCGCCTAGATATGCCTGAGCAGGTTATGGAGATAACAAGTGTATTCTTCCGTAGTTCTACACCAGCAACTGAAGCTCAGGTAAGGATCCACTACTTGCCTCTCAATTTTCTGTCAATGAGTCCATctgatgatatttctttttatatGAAGCAAAACTTGAAATCTTTGGCCGAACAAAGAGAAAAAAACATGAAGGCCATACAGGAAAAGTTGCAACTCAACCAAAAAGAAGTTAAACGCTTCAACCCAGTAAGTATGGTTTATTTTTTAGGTATTTTTATGGACTATTTTAATACGTCATTAACGAAGTATGATTTATTTCTAGGTTGATGCATTTCCGGGTGATATTGTAATCTTTGGACGGGTTTTAAATCTTCTGAGAGGTCTGTAATAGAAATTCCTATCTTCACCTTGTTGTGTTAAATGATTGCACCCTTCACTAATTCATCGTTTATGTTTCTTAAATTCAGGGCTCTCATCCACTATGAATGTCCGCATTGTATATATGGATATCATGAAACCATTTGCTGAAGCTGTTCTAGGGTGAGTCCATCTTAAAATTTACAAGGTCAAGTTTATGAAACAAATTCTCATCTTTGATTGTGTGTAATTACATTGTCAGAAACATTAATAAAACACCAGCAGCAAATGCACAGTGGATCTACAACACACCAGTACATTCTGATGTGGAGACCAAGCTGAGGCAGCTCTTAGTTGAGTTGggaaataatgataaaatactaGGGATTCAGGTCTGCACCTCTTTTTTTTAATCAAGCTTGATGACTGGCCTTTAGTATTATATTTCTTTATTCCGCTTATGCATCCAAAGGCTCTCCCTCTTCTTTTCCACTCTTCTTCCTTATCTAGTGATTTATTCAACCCAGTTATTTGTGCCTTGAAATTGCTTGAATAGTTGAGACTGTTTTAAACAAGCATTTGAAACCCCATAGTATTTCTATTTCATGCAGTGCAGTAGGATTACGTAAACCTTTATAAGTATCTTTGAGAGCACATTAGCATGCTTTGTATGGTCTCAAAATATGTTGATATATCTAATGTATAGATTTAACCCTACTGCCGTCCATGTTTTCCTGGAAAAGCATTTGGGATTGAGTTGTTTTTTAATGCATTTATTCTTTGTTTGCAAAGATGAATGTGAGAGTGGATTTGTATATGGTTTGGAATACACTGTAAATGTAATAATGAAATACGTACACTTGAATCTGTTTATATTTTTGAAAGGATACAATAAGATGAATTTTAATTCACAATTTCCTATAGATCTTGCCAAATCACCACTAAATAGGAATTTAATAAATCCATGAATTTGAAATAATCATATTTACATGTGCTTTATCAcacaatttatattaaatttgaaaTCTTCATTCCTACCTATCTACCAAATGCAACCTTAGAATCTATTAGAATTCCTTCTTGGATGAACATTTTAGATGTAATAAAAGCAAGAAATAAGGGAAAATATGTGTAATATGCTTTGCAATAGCGGACATCATACTTATTGTTGTTCCATTATAGAATTAAGAGCGCTTTTGGTATTTTAACTGCTAATTTACAATCATAAAGCATAGGCTGTAGTTTAAAAACAGCTGATTCTgataatattttcaatttttatcttaagGTATGTGCATACAAAGATGGGGAGGTTATTATTGACACTGCTGCTGGAGTACTTGGAAGATACGATCCTCGCCCAGTTCAGCCTGATACACTTTTTTCTGTCTTTTCTGCGACAAAGGGTATAACTGCAGGAATGTTACACTGGCTGGTAGACAATGGGTAAAGTTTAATGTTAAAAATGTCTTTGGATGCATTATCCTGCAAAATCCAGAAATTAGCATGTCTTCAAAATATGTCGTATATGAAGGAATAAGTGGTTCAAATTTTGCAAATAACATGCAActtttttcatagaagaaacttAGAAAAAGTCAAAAGTTATGCAAATTTTTTGGTCTCTAACAAATGGTAACTTGTCTTGCAGAAAACTCAAACTTGATGAAAATGTTGCAAATATTTGGCCAGAATTTAGGGGAAATGGAAAGGAGCACATAAAGGTTACAATCATGTGCATAAAAAACCTATTAAGTTTGGATAACCACCGTTTAGAATTCATAATAATTCTTTGAGTGTTTCCCTTTCAGGTTCATCATATACTTAACCATACATCTGGTTTGCACAATGCATTGGCTGACCTTAGAGGAGAAAATGCTTTCCTAATGACCGAGTGGGATGCATGTTTGAAACTGATTGAAGCATCACAACCTGAGACTGAACCTGGGAAGCAGCAGTTGTATCATTATCTATCTTTTGGCTGGCTATGTGGCGGAATAATTGAGGTATTTTCTCATGCTCACTCATTGGATTATATCACTATACCTCAGTGTTTTTAAGATgcaaatggaaaagaaaaacagGGTGCTAATGTTAAAGTTTGAGACAGAAGCAGTATTTTCCTTCCCTTTCCCATATACTTATTGAGCCTTAAGATTTTATATCATGCTACATTCCTGATATCTGTGTTTGTTTTAATTCCATTATGGTATCTGTTTCGAATGATGAAAAGGTTTAAATGTTCCAATATTGTTTGGGATGAGTGGAGCTATGTTGCTCCTGGGAATGATGAAAAGGTTTAAATGTTTCAATATTGTTGGGGATGAGAAGAACTATGTTGCTctgactcttcatttttcttaaagatCTCTCCGAGTACCCCAAAATTGGTGAAATATTGAAGAAAAAAGTGAACTCATCCATGTTCGATATTCATGCTTGATTCTGAGTAATAAAGAGGTTGGAGGACTATTGGAGTTGGTAGTCGTGAGGGTTCACTATTGACACATAAGCTTTCAATAGTATTGTTTGAATTCAAATGAAGCTATCCGGATATCCTTCTCTTGGAGGGAAGGCCAAACATGTTAATAATCTTTTTTTACTTAGCTTAGTGATGTTAAATTCTTTTGGAAAGTTGATATGTTTTCTCTGAACTCTCTTGCGTTAGGATGTTTGTTTCTTTTTATCTCTTTTTCTCTCTTAGTGGTTAAATAATGTCTTTTCCAATTGT is part of the Gossypium arboreum isolate Shixiya-1 chromosome 5, ASM2569848v2, whole genome shotgun sequence genome and harbors:
- the LOC108473359 gene encoding uncharacterized protein LOC108473359 is translated as MLAWFLFLSITVSVVVYAVWVSPSRTFLFLNSISKSVKNIMGWGNIYRRRMKVFTAALIIYLDYKAVQQRGKWTSKSKRNALWEKAHERNAKRVLSLIIKLEGLWVKLGQYLSTRADVLPEAYISLLKQLQDSLPPRPLKEVCRTIQKEFGKSMDDLFAEFVEKPLATASIAQVHRATLLNGQEVVVKVQHDGIKAIILEDLKNAKSIVNWIAWAEPQYDFNPMIDEWCKEAPKELDFDHEAENTRTVAANLGCKKSPGESYSSNRVNVLIPEVIQSTKSVLILEYMDGIRLNDTASLEAFGIDKQKIVEEITRAYAHQIYVDGFFNGDPHPGNFLVSKEAPHRPILLDFGLTKKLSSSLKHALAKMFLASAEGDHVALLSAFSEMGLRLRLDMPEQVMEITSVFFRSSTPATEAQQNLKSLAEQREKNMKAIQEKLQLNQKEVKRFNPVDAFPGDIVIFGRVLNLLRGLSSTMNVRIVYMDIMKPFAEAVLGNINKTPAANAQWIYNTPVHSDVETKLRQLLVELGNNDKILGIQVCAYKDGEVIIDTAAGVLGRYDPRPVQPDTLFSVFSATKGITAGMLHWLVDNGKLKLDENVANIWPEFRGNGKEHIKVHHILNHTSGLHNALADLRGENAFLMTEWDACLKLIEASQPETEPGKQQLYHYLSFGWLCGGIIEHASGKKFQEILEEALIRPLKIEGELYVGIPPGVEARLANLTLDTDDLKKLSEMRNRAEMPSTFQLNNISELAEYLPAFFNMLNVRRAIVPAANGHCSARALARYYAALADCGVVLPPHSSASNPPLGSHPHIPKFPSKKTDEKQKGKVDGGVKNERSDGRQNIYIRIEEDDDDEEKCSKSSRDTSKGGGPENKKGKIFSNPRVHEAFMGVGEYENMCLRDGVFGLGFRRLKSKDGDGSYSGFGHSGMGGSTGFCDVKNRFAMAVTLNKLSFGGVTAKIVELICSELNLPLPEGLSGSGDINRPLIN